A segment of the Collimonas fungivorans genome:
CATTGCAGGCAGGAGTATAGCAAAAACCTGCATGGCCAAGATGAGGAAATAGCCACACATCGCAGCCAAGACACAGATTGGCCCGGGGAATGCTGCAATCAGGCCGATTTCTGTATGATTCCCTCATGCCAATCTTCCAAAGCATCAAGTTCCGCCTGATTGGCCTCGGTATCCTGATTATCGTGGCCGGCATTGGTCTGCGCCTGTTTTTTGCGCTGCCTTTCGCTCAGGGGCTGTTGCGTGACGAGGTGGCGGCCCAACAATTATCGATTGCGTCGTATATCGCGCGCGATATCGACCATAGCGTCCAGGCGCGCCAGGCGCTGATCGCCGAACTGAGTTCGGCGCTGCCGCCGGCACTGCTGCAACAGCCCGAGAAGCTGGCGGTCTGGCTGGGGGAACGGCAGCGCGTCAATCCCTTGTTTAACAGCGGCCTGCTGGTGGTACGGCCGGATGGCGGCGGCCTGCTGGGGGAATATCCGACGGTGGCCGGGCGCAGCAAGCTGGTTTTTTCCGGAGTCGCTTGGTTCCAGGCTGCGCTGCTGGCCGATGCTCCCGTGATGGGCCGGCCGCAGCGCGGCCGCGCCAACGGCGAGCCTATCCTGATCATGGCGGCGCCGGTGCGCGATGCGGCGCATCAGGTGGTGGCGGTGCTGGCGGGCGTGGTGGTGCTCAATACGCCCGGTTTTCTCGATCGCCTGCAGGAAACCCAGCTCGGCGTCAGCGGCGGATTCCTGCTGGTGTCGCCGGCCGACAAACTGTTTGTCGGCGCCAGCGACCCGTCCATGGTGCTGAAACCGACGCCGCCGGCCGGCGTCAACCTGCTGCACGACCGCGCCATGGCCGGTTACCGCGGCACCGGGATCACCATCAACGCCAAAGGCATCGAAGAACTGTCGGCGATGGCGGCGGTACCCAGCACCGGCTGGTTTGTGGTCGCCCGCATGCCGACCGCCGAGGTATTCCATCCGATTAACGCCATGCTTGGTTTCTATCTCAAGAACACGCTGCTGATCGTGGCCGGCATGATCGCCATCATGATGCTGCTGCTGCCGCGCACCTTGCGGCCGCTGACGGATGCCGCCCATGCGATGCGTGAAATGGCTGACGGCAAGCGCCAGCTGGCGCCGCTGCCGGTCAGGCGCCAGGACGAGGTCGGCAGCTTGGTGCTGGGCTTCAATTACCTGGTGGAACGGCTGCGCGACAAGGAAATGGCGCTCAAGGAAAGCGAGGCGCGCATGGCGTTCATGGCGCACCACGATGCGCTTACCGGCTTGTGCAACCGGGCCATGCTGGAAGACCGTTTGCAGCAGGCGATGGCGCGCGCGCAGCGCGACGGCAGTCATTTTGCGCTGCTGTTTTGCGACCTCGACGATTTCAAGCCGATCAACGAC
Coding sequences within it:
- a CDS encoding diguanylate cyclase domain-containing protein is translated as MPIFQSIKFRLIGLGILIIVAGIGLRLFFALPFAQGLLRDEVAAQQLSIASYIARDIDHSVQARQALIAELSSALPPALLQQPEKLAVWLGERQRVNPLFNSGLLVVRPDGGGLLGEYPTVAGRSKLVFSGVAWFQAALLADAPVMGRPQRGRANGEPILIMAAPVRDAAHQVVAVLAGVVVLNTPGFLDRLQETQLGVSGGFLLVSPADKLFVGASDPSMVLKPTPPAGVNLLHDRAMAGYRGTGITINAKGIEELSAMAAVPSTGWFVVARMPTAEVFHPINAMLGFYLKNTLLIVAGMIAIMMLLLPRTLRPLTDAAHAMREMADGKRQLAPLPVRRQDEVGSLVLGFNYLVERLRDKEMALKESEARMAFMAHHDALTGLCNRAMLEDRLQQAMARAQRDGSHFALLFCDLDDFKPINDEYGHEAGDAILRQVAARLLDGRRSTDTVARLGGDEFVILLTDLNDTRNAAIGVAQQLLAAIGIPFNIAGTIFELSTSIGIALYSGAAISTSQLMSQADIAMYQAKRAGKNEFFVFDETLEPFSI